From a region of the Tamandua tetradactyla isolate mTamTet1 chromosome 10, mTamTet1.pri, whole genome shotgun sequence genome:
- the LOC143647913 gene encoding olfactory receptor 5H8-like — MGKENTTLMKEFVLTGLAVQPEWQIPLFLVFFMVYLITMMGNLGLIALIWNDAHLRTPMYLFLGCLAFVDAWLSSTVTPKMLVSFWAKSKMITLSACMIQFFSFVFSGTTECFLLATMAYDRYVAICKPLLYPVIMTNRLCIQLSVCSFVGGLIHASIHEGFLFRLTFCKSNIVHHFYCDIIPLLKISCTDTSINFLMAFIFSGSIQIVTIMTVLFSYTSILFSVLRNNSLKGIMKAFSTCGAHLLSVSLYYGPLLFMYVHPRSSQADDQDMVDSLFYTVIIPFLNPIIYSLRNKKVMDSLAKRLKRKC; from the coding sequence atgggaaaagaaaatacaacattGATGAAAGAGTTTGTTCTCACAGGACTTGCAGTTCAACCAGAGTGGCAAATCCCCCTATTTCTGGTGTTCTTTATGGTATATCTCATCACCATGATGGGGAACCTAGGACTGATTGCTCTCATCTGGAATGATGCTCACCTTCGCACCCCCATGTACTTATTTCTTGGGTGTTTAGCCTTTGTTGATGCCTGGCTGTCATCCACAGTGACCCCCAAGATGCTTGTCAGTTTCTGGGCCAAGAGTAAAATGATAACTCTATCTGCATGcatgattcaatttttttcctttgttttcagtGGAACCACAGAATGTTTTCTACTGGCAACAATGGCATATGATCGATACGTAGCCATATGCAAACCTTTACTCTATCCTGTGATTATGACCAATAGACTATGCATCCAGCTGTCAGTCTGTTCATTTGTAGGTGGCCTCATTCATGCCTCAATTCATGAAGGCTTTTTATTCAGATTAACATTCTGTAAGTCCAACATTGTACATCATTTCTACTGTGACATCATACCATTGCTTAAAATTTCCTGTACTGACACTTCTATCAATTTTCTGatggcttttattttctctggTTCAATTCAGATAGTCACCATTATGACAGTTCTTTTCTCTTATACATCTATTCTCTTTTCAGTCTTaagaaataattctttaaaaggCATAATGAAGGCTTTCTCCACCTGTGGAGCTCATCTCTTATCTGTCTCTCTATACTATGGCCCTCTTCTCTTCATGTATGTGCACCCCAGATCTTCTCAGGCAGATGATCAAGATATGGTGGATTCTCTCTTTTATACAGtcataattccttttttaaatccAATTATCTACAGCCTGAGAAATAAGAAAGTCATGGATTCACTGGCTAAGAGGTTAAAAAGGAAATGCTAA